Genomic window (Armatimonadota bacterium):
GCTCATCCCAAGAACCATCGCACCCGCCCAGCCCTGTTGCTTCAAGGACCGACAGGAAACGTCCTCGTCGACTGTCCCCCCGAACTGAGGTTGCAGTTGCTTCGGGAGCAGGTCTTCGACCTGGAAGCCGTCTTGATCACCCACTCCCATGCGGACCACGTCATGGGTATGGACGACCTCCGGACCCTGTGCCTGAAGTACGGCCGCGCCATGCCTGTCTATACATCGGCGAGGTACCAAGAGGACGTACGGCGCATCTTTCCCTACGCCTTCGAGGACTTTCCGGAGGGGATCTGGGTACCGAGGTTCGACATGCGCGAACCGGGTCCGATCCTCGAACTCGGCGGCATGGTCATCCAGGTGTACTGGGTCGAGCACGGACCGATGCCCGTCATGGCGGTCAAGGTCGGCGGGTTCGCCTACGTGACCGACGTCAGCCGCATCCCAGAAGACGTCTGGCCCCATTTGACCGGCTTGGACACGCTGGTGCTCGACGCTGTACGCTACCGGCCCCATCCGAACCACTTCCACTATGAGAAGGCGGTCGAAGTCGCGTTGGCCTTGGGTGCCACCCGGACGTACTTCACGCACTTGAGCGACGACTACGACCACGACGAGACGAACAGGGCTCTTCCGCCCGGTATCGAGCTGGCTTATGACGGATTGCGCATCCCCCTATGAGCCGGTCTCCGGCCGTCGCTTCGTGGGCCAAAGCGCGCGATTCTGTTGTTTTCTTCGGTTCCGGAGACCGGTGTCGTATAATGTTCGACACCGTTTCGAACGTAAGGTTCCTCAGTAAGGATCCAGGTTCGAAAACTTCGACCGATTTCGCAAGGTCTCCCTAAAGGGGCCTGTGGAAAGTACCGATAAGGACAAGAGAGGGTCTTTGAGTGAAGAAGAAGCCGACGCCGGTCCTCGCCACGTTCGTAGCGGCGACCATGGCTTTGGCCGCGCTGGCAACGTCACTGGTCAACGGAGTCGATCCAGCGACCTGCACCCTTCGGGGGGGCGCAGCGTTCCTCATCGGACGGATCCTCGCAAGTGTCTGGTGCGCCCTTCTACCGTCCGAAAACGTCGGGATGGAAGGCGGTCTGGAGCCTGGCCTAGCGGACGCCGCAGAAACCGACGAGGAACCTCTCGCGGCGTGAACGGAGAACATACATCACATGCCATTGTCCCAAGAACAACTTCAACGCAGCTGGATCGAATATAAGGTCTACAAAGACCCCAACGCTCGCGTCGGGTTGATCAACCACTATTCCTATCTCGTCAAGATCACGGCCGGACGGCTCGTGACCAACATCCCGGGCGGTCTCGACCGTGAAGACCTCGTAAGCGCGGGCGTCGTCGGTCTGATCAAAAGCGTCGACCAGTACGACCCGGCGCGCGACGTCAAGTTCGAAACCTATGCGATCGCCTTGATCCGCGGCGCGATCTTGGAGATGCTGCGGGACGAGGATTGGGTTCCGCGTTCGATCCGCGAGAAGCTGAAGGCTTTAGAGCGCGCCCAGCAAAAGCTCGAGACGTCGTTCGGCCGTCCGCCGACGAACCGAGAACTTGCAGACTTTCTCGGGATCTCCGACGAAGAGGTCGACGACCTTCACGTCCGCGCCGGACGGACGAACGTGTACAGCCTCGACGACGTCATCGGAGGCTCGAGCGACGGCGACGACCACATCCACTTCATCGAGATGATCGTGGACGAGGATGCCAACCCGGGTGGCGAGGTCGAAGGTAAAGACCTGCGCCGGATCCTGGCGGCAGGCGTCGACAACCTTCCCGAGCGCGAGCGCCTCGTGGTCGCCCTGTACTATTTCGAAGGCCTGACTTTCAAGGAGATCGGCAAAGTCTTGGGCGTCAGCGAGAGCCGCGTCTACCAGCTTCACACGCAAGCCATGGGCCGCCTTCGCGGCTTCATGAAGGACCAAGGGGCCGCACAAGTGGCATAAGACGATGGACGGTCTCACCCCAGTCCGGGGCCCGGATCCTGGCGGTCTCTACAGGAACGCGGTCCGCCCGACCAGCGACCGGAACAAGAAGCCGGCCAAGCCGGCTAGGCACCAGGACGAGGACGAGACCGGCCTCGACGATGCGGAAGATCAGTTGGAAACCCAGGGCGACGAGGACGTCGCGGACGACGACGGGCACGGAATCGACCTACAAGCCTGACGTTCAGGCACGCATCTTGCCGTTCCGCTGTTGATCCTCTTGGCCAAGCCGACCTAGGCTCAAACGGGTAGCATGGCCCTTCATCCTGACGTGAGCGACCAGACAACGACCATGAAGAGACGAACGATTTTGACCACGCTGGCCCTGGCAATCCTTACAGGTGCCGTGGGATGCGGCGGCGGCTCCGGCGCCAGCAACGATATTCTCGCCACCGTCGAAGGCGATTCGATCACAGTCGACCAGTTCAACACGTACCTGGCCGTCAAACCGACCGCCCGCGTCATGATCCAAGGCCAGGTCGTCGAACTCCCGGTGGCGGACACCCTCGCCTTCCAGGCGATCCAAGACCTCGTGTCCCGCACGATCCTGACCCAGATGGCGAAGGACGAGAACGTCTATCCGACCGACAAACAGGTGGAGGACGAACTCAAGTTCCAGACCGATTTGGACCAGAACTTCCTGGCCGCTTATCAAAAGAAAGGCATGACCATCGCCCAGATCAAGGACGAGATCCGGTTCTCGCTCCTTCAAGAAGGGCTCGTCACGAAAGGCATCAAAGTCACCGACGAAGAAGTCGATTCCTGGCTGAAGCGGAACCCGAAGGCCTTCGTCATGCCGGCGACGGTCGAACTGAGCTGGGTCCTCGCGACCACCGACGCGCGCAAAGCTCAGATCGACGCCGCCTTGAAGTCCGGTAAGAAGTTCGAAGACGTCGCGATCGAACTGAGCCAGGCGTCCAGCGCCCCGATGCTGAAGGGCAAATACATGCCCGAGCGCGGCCCGTTGCCGATCACGGGCATGGCTCCACAGTTGAAGACGGCGATCGAAGCCACCAAGGAAGGCGCCGCGACGGACTGGATCCGGTTCACCGAAGGCATCGCCAAGTTCCACGTCGATAAGAAGTACGCCGAGAAGCAGATGGAGATCACGAGCGCGCGAAAAGAAAACGTCCGACGCAACCTCGCCCTCCAGCGCGGGAACAAGGCCAACGACCTTCGCAGCCGCTTGGTCGACCGCGTCCGGACCAGCGAGATCGTCATCCGGCGAGAATCCCTCAAGGACGCCTGGAAGAACTTCACCGAAATGCTGAAGAAGCAGGCCGAGCAGAGCGGCAAGCAGGCCGCGCCGACGACGTCGACGAGCGGCGGCGGTACCAACATGGTCCCCGGCGCACCTGGGAACTGATCCCCGGCGACGACGAACGAGCGGCGCCTCCCCAAAGGAAGCGCCGCTCGTCTTTGTGCTTGGTCAGCGGTTTTGCGCTACCGGAAGAACGCTCGGAGCTCCGAACACATCTGCTCGACGTCTTGAGCGTTCATCTCGTCGGTCTTCACGTAGTCTTGGAGGTCGGACTCCAGGCCGGAGAAGTCGGGCGAACGCCAACAACCGAGGGGCGTCTTGTCCGAATCCAGTTGCACCAGGTTGAGCCGAAACCCGTCGCGAAGGTCGCAGCCGTCCATCCACTGGACTCCCTTTGCCGTGAGGTCGTGGATCGAGGTGAAAACGCCGCACACCTTCGACGAATGGTCAGACCCAAGTTGTTCGGTGACCCAGTAGATCTTGCGGAACTTCATTGTCCAGGCCCGAGGTTACCACGACCGACCGCGTGCCGGCCCCTGTCCGTCCGACGCGCTCGTCAAGCCGTCCAAAGGAACGGTTCAGAGTCCGTCAACACCTTTCCGTGCCGCTCGATCGCCCGAAGCATGTACTCGGGCAACACGAACATCGAGGGCAGGAACCTCGGCGTCGCGTAACGGTTCGTGACGCCTCGGGACTGTAACCGTGCGGCGATCTCGTCTTGGGACAGAGCCAACGGGTCGTGCTTCTTACTGGCCAAGATGAAGCCCCACGGCATCTGGAACGTCGTCACCAGCCCGTAGTAGCCTCTGACGACCGGGAAGACGTCCTTCATCGCATCGAGGGTCGCGTGGATCTGAGCGTAGAGGTACGGATAGGTCTCGTTGCACGCCCCGCTTTGGAGCACGAAGAGGCCGTCGTCCGAGAGCGCGTCGGCGATGTGGCTGAAGTACTCCTTGGTGTAGAGCATCCTCGCGGGCGAACCTTCGTGCGGGCCAGGCAGGTCGCTGAGGACGACGTCGTAACCGTATCCCTTGTGGTCTTCGACCCATGCCCTCGCGTCCTGGTGCTTCAAGGTCACGCGCGGGTCGTCGAAACAGCCTTTGTGCCATTCGGTCATATGGACCTTGACCCATCGGATCAGTTCCTCGTCCAAGTCGATCATATGGGCTTCCTCGACGGTCGAGTGCTGGAGCGCTTGCCACAACGTGGCCCCTTCGCCTCCACCGCACACGAGCACCTTCTTGGGACCGGGGTGCGTGACCATGGCCGGCTGGACCATGCTCTCGTGATAGACGTACTCGTCGAGCAAGCTGCTCTGGATCTTGTAGTCCAGGAAGAGCGTCTTCCCGAAGACCGGGATTTCGACGATCTGGTATTGCTGGTACTGGGATTTCCCTTCCACCAGGAACCGGTCGACCGAGAAGAACCACGTCATGCCGTCGGTATGGGTTTCGGCGATGAACATGCCGGTGGACTGTGAGAAAAGCCGCTCGCTCATGGGACGGCGGGGAGGATACCGGGACGCGAACCTGACGGACGGACCCTCTCAGACCGGACGCCGGTGTCCCAATTAATGGGGACACGGACGGCAAGATTGGGCGTCCTGACCCAAATCTGGCCGGACTGCACCGGTAACCTGACTCCATGTTCGCCGCCCTTCTCACGTTCAGCCTCGTCCCCGGAGGCACAGTCAGCGAAGACTTTGCGGACCTCGTCCTCGGGCCTGTGCCACAGAAGGCCGACCCGTTCGAGTCTTGGCCCGCCCGTAAGGCGAGGCCGTCCGACCCTCGCGAGATCCATCTGAAGAACATCCGGCAGCTCACGTTCGGGGGCCAGAACGCCGAAGCCTACTGGAGTCCGGACGGAAAGTGGATCACGTTCCAGACCCGGCAGCCCCAGTGGCCGGACGAGCAGGTCGTCGTAATGCGCGCCGACGGAAGCGGCAAGACCCTGATGAGCACCGGACTCGGTCGGTGCACGTGCAGCTACTTTTCTCCCGACATGCAGTGGCTGTACTTCAGTAGCACGCACGAACGGAACAAAGGTGCCCAGGCGCCTGTCGACATGAGCCAGGGGTACGTTTGGAGGGTCAATCCCGACTTCGCTCTGTACCGTCAGCGGCTTGGCCCCTCGCCGAACACCAAGGCGCGGATGGCGTTGAGGACCGTGATCAAGAAGGACGGCTACGTAGCTGAGACGACGGTGTCTCCGAAGGGGGGCTTCATCACCTTCACCGGAGATTTCGACGGCGACATCGACATCTATCGCGCGAACGCCGATGGCACCGGCATCCGCCGATTGACGGACGCGAAGGGTTACGACGGTGGCCCGTTCGTCAGTTGGAACGGCAAATCGATCGTCTACCGCCGCGGACCGTTCGAGAACGCACAGGACGAGCGGGACTACGAGACCCTTCACGCCCAGCACCTCGTCCGACCGAAGAGGATGGACATCTGGATCATGGACGCGATGGGGCGGCACAACCGGCAAGTGACCAACCTGAGCGGGGCCTCCTTCGCCCCCTTCATCGCGCCGGACAACCGGCGGATCATCTTCTGCAGCAATTTCGAAGACCCGAAAGGTCGTGAGTTCGACCTCTACCTCGTCCGCAAGGACGGCTCGAACTTGAGCCGGGTGACGTGGACGCCTGACTTCGACGGGTTCCCGATGTTCTCCCGAGACGGCAAGAAGGTCGTCTTCGCCAGCAACAGGTTCGGGTCCGTCCCCCACGAGACCAACATCTTCGTAGCCGATTGGGCCGAGTGAGATCGGGCCGGGGGCGTCGTCGCGCCCCTGGCCTTTCTTGCGGGCGGGACTGTTAAGCAGGATCGCGCCGAACGGCGTCAAAGAGACTGTTGACCCTTAAGAAGCCCGACACACCGCAATGGGAGGGGCAGGTCGACGTCCTCTACTTCGACCAAGATCAGATCACGGCCATCGCTTCGGCCGTACGGTCCGAAATCTTCTGGACGTTCACCTGGGACGAGCCGATGTCGGCCCGCGACATCGCGTCGGCCGTCGGCAAGTCCGCCCAAACCGTCCGCTACCATATCAACGAACTCGTCCGAGTCGGCTTGTTGTTGCCCGTCGAACACAGAAAGCGTCGCTCGCGGCTCGAGGAAGCCTATGTCCAAGCCGGAATATCGAACTTGACGTTGCCTCGCCCTGTCCCGCCCGAGTATCAGGAGCAGATGAACCGAGGGTTCGACTCGATGATGCGCGCGGTGTCCAAGGAGCGGGCGCTGGCAGGCGCCGTTCTCAACGACGGCCCGGAACTCCGACCGTTCGCCCGTTTTATCAAGTCCGTCGTCCGGTTGGACGCCTCGAACGCTGAAAAAGCCCAGGCGATCTTGTCAGAGGCGCTGCGGCAGATCGAGGGCCTCGAACAGCCCGACGG
Coding sequences:
- a CDS encoding MBL fold metallo-hydrolase, which codes for MAEAVVLGSGTSNGVPTLGKVYPPEFLAHPKNHRTRPALLLQGPTGNVLVDCPPELRLQLLREQVFDLEAVLITHSHADHVMGMDDLRTLCLKYGRAMPVYTSARYQEDVRRIFPYAFEDFPEGIWVPRFDMREPGPILELGGMVIQVYWVEHGPMPVMAVKVGGFAYVTDVSRIPEDVWPHLTGLDTLVLDAVRYRPHPNHFHYEKAVEVALALGATRTYFTHLSDDYDHDETNRALPPGIELAYDGLRIPL
- a CDS encoding helix-turn-helix transcriptional regulator is translated as MTLKKPDTPQWEGQVDVLYFDQDQITAIASAVRSEIFWTFTWDEPMSARDIASAVGKSAQTVRYHINELVRVGLLLPVEHRKRRSRLEEAYVQAGISNLTLPRPVPPEYQEQMNRGFDSMMRAVSKERALAGAVLNDGPELRPFARFIKSVVRLDASNAEKAQAILSEALRQIEGLEQPDGTRTNVWVYMSPSIGECRRVLNKKPLGNGRRPNRDDD
- a CDS encoding SurA N-terminal domain-containing protein; this encodes MKRRTILTTLALAILTGAVGCGGGSGASNDILATVEGDSITVDQFNTYLAVKPTARVMIQGQVVELPVADTLAFQAIQDLVSRTILTQMAKDENVYPTDKQVEDELKFQTDLDQNFLAAYQKKGMTIAQIKDEIRFSLLQEGLVTKGIKVTDEEVDSWLKRNPKAFVMPATVELSWVLATTDARKAQIDAALKSGKKFEDVAIELSQASSAPMLKGKYMPERGPLPITGMAPQLKTAIEATKEGAATDWIRFTEGIAKFHVDKKYAEKQMEITSARKENVRRNLALQRGNKANDLRSRLVDRVRTSEIVIRRESLKDAWKNFTEMLKKQAEQSGKQAAPTTSTSGGGTNMVPGAPGN
- a CDS encoding PD40 domain-containing protein encodes the protein MFAALLTFSLVPGGTVSEDFADLVLGPVPQKADPFESWPARKARPSDPREIHLKNIRQLTFGGQNAEAYWSPDGKWITFQTRQPQWPDEQVVVMRADGSGKTLMSTGLGRCTCSYFSPDMQWLYFSSTHERNKGAQAPVDMSQGYVWRVNPDFALYRQRLGPSPNTKARMALRTVIKKDGYVAETTVSPKGGFITFTGDFDGDIDIYRANADGTGIRRLTDAKGYDGGPFVSWNGKSIVYRRGPFENAQDERDYETLHAQHLVRPKRMDIWIMDAMGRHNRQVTNLSGASFAPFIAPDNRRIIFCSNFEDPKGREFDLYLVRKDGSNLSRVTWTPDFDGFPMFSRDGKKVVFASNRFGSVPHETNIFVADWAE
- a CDS encoding FliA/WhiG family RNA polymerase sigma factor, producing the protein MSQEQLQRSWIEYKVYKDPNARVGLINHYSYLVKITAGRLVTNIPGGLDREDLVSAGVVGLIKSVDQYDPARDVKFETYAIALIRGAILEMLRDEDWVPRSIREKLKALERAQQKLETSFGRPPTNRELADFLGISDEEVDDLHVRAGRTNVYSLDDVIGGSSDGDDHIHFIEMIVDEDANPGGEVEGKDLRRILAAGVDNLPERERLVVALYYFEGLTFKEIGKVLGVSESRVYQLHTQAMGRLRGFMKDQGAAQVA